A stretch of the Euzebyales bacterium genome encodes the following:
- a CDS encoding helix-turn-helix transcriptional regulator: protein MADGALHVPDDLLVHLRRARDLADRCYADPLDLAALAAEARVSKYHFLRCFASVYGTTPARYLSERRIERAQDLLRATNLTVTEICMLVGFSSLGSFSARFTDLVGMSPSAYQAKYAAEGTPRIPGCYVFMHGLSDRPPGSATAEKRRPDGGS from the coding sequence ATGGCCGACGGGGCGCTGCACGTGCCCGACGACCTGCTGGTTCACCTGCGTCGGGCTCGGGATCTCGCGGACCGGTGCTACGCGGACCCGCTCGACCTGGCGGCGCTGGCCGCGGAGGCCAGGGTATCGAAGTACCACTTCCTGCGCTGCTTCGCGTCGGTGTACGGCACCACGCCCGCGCGCTACCTGTCCGAGCGGCGGATCGAGCGGGCGCAGGACCTGCTGCGCGCGACGAACCTCACGGTGACCGAGATCTGCATGCTCGTCGGGTTCTCGAGCCTCGGCTCGTTCAGCGCGCGCTTCACCGACCTGGTCGGCATGAGCCCGTCGGCGTACCAGGCGAAGTACGCGGCGGAGGGCACGCCGCGGATCCCCGGCTGCTATGTGTTCATGCACGGCCTGAGCGATCGGCCGCCGGGCTCCGCAACCGCGGAGAAGCGCCGGCCGGACGGCGGCTCCTAG
- a CDS encoding VOC family protein: MITNISLVTLYVHDQDEARDFYVDKLGFVPNADVTMGEGFRWVTISHPDQPELEVTLMLPGPPLSDEMAAAVRRELDKGQMGGLGLSTDDCRKAYEELSAQGVDFVQPPSDRPYGVEAVMRDNSGNWLVLVEPRPFSPEDSG, encoded by the coding sequence ATGATCACCAACATCTCGCTGGTCACCCTGTACGTGCACGACCAGGACGAGGCGCGCGACTTCTACGTCGACAAGCTCGGGTTCGTCCCAAACGCCGACGTGACGATGGGCGAGGGCTTCCGCTGGGTGACGATCAGCCACCCCGATCAGCCCGAGCTCGAGGTCACGCTGATGCTGCCCGGGCCGCCCCTGTCCGACGAGATGGCCGCCGCCGTGCGCCGGGAGCTCGACAAGGGGCAGATGGGCGGCCTCGGGCTGAGCACCGACGACTGCCGCAAGGCGTACGAGGAGCTCAGCGCCCAGGGGGTCGACTTCGTCCAGCCCCCGTCGGACCGGCCCTACGGGGTCGAGGCGGTCATGCGCGACAACTCGGGCAACTGGCTCGTACTGGTCGAGCCCCGGCCGTTCTCCCCCGAGGACTCCGGCTGA